From the Bacteroidia bacterium genome, one window contains:
- a CDS encoding T9SS type A sorting domain-containing protein, producing the protein MRQLLGSALASTSRVVDRQDLDLLRLYILKLSGFEDMRDTLVLHLLRVPDVRSKLFAAEVLAEVGRYREAYEITQAWSFAGSRDLRSGALLRAALYAPLAIPGGYRSGLRYLDTLRNIVGSDSTWRPLFELYPIMYSGLGIARSENLIPKVQSRASILEHIIPSTIEMGQNYPNPFSTVTSFTFKLPDSREVKLTVHDMLGREVAVVKQGMLDRGVHSVVLHVGQLKAGVYMYRLCAGADVLSGKMLLVR; encoded by the coding sequence TTGCGTCAGTTGCTTGGCAGCGCACTTGCCTCGACCTCCAGAGTAGTCGACCGACAGGACCTCGACCTGCTGCGTCTGTACATTCTCAAACTATCCGGATTCGAGGATATGCGCGACACCCTCGTTCTTCACTTGCTGCGTGTACCGGACGTCCGCAGCAAACTCTTTGCCGCCGAAGTCCTGGCGGAAGTCGGTCGGTATCGTGAAGCGTATGAGATCACCCAGGCATGGAGCTTCGCGGGCTCACGGGATTTACGAAGCGGCGCATTACTCCGCGCGGCGCTCTATGCTCCGCTTGCCATTCCCGGCGGCTATCGCAGCGGACTCCGCTACCTCGATACGCTCAGGAATATCGTAGGCAGCGATTCGACCTGGCGGCCACTATTCGAACTGTATCCGATCATGTACAGCGGTCTCGGCATTGCCCGGTCTGAGAATCTGATACCAAAGGTACAGTCGAGAGCTTCCATTCTCGAGCACATAATCCCCTCCACCATAGAAATGGGACAGAACTATCCCAATCCCTTCTCCACCGTGACGTCCTTTACCTTCAAACTCCCCGACTCCCGCGAGGTAAAGCTCACCGTACATGACATGCTCGGCCGCGAGGTGGCGGTGGTCAAACAGGGTATGCTCGATCGCGGGGTACACTCGGTGGTGCTGCATGTCGGGCAATTGAAGGCAGGGGTGTATATGTATCGTCTATGTGCCGGCGCCGACGTGCTGAGTGGCAAAATGCTTCTCGTCAGATGA
- a CDS encoding T9SS type A sorting domain-containing protein — MMKGVFLFTARTRGRPRAPRSNRAAITLLPVALLLQFVLLTPVCAQDARAPALLGKSPGEMGVLYNEFDTIATVIPKIHTGLGWFTAELGDLNGDGFDDYAVTSSLDTTFIFYGGVPLPVEPRYFVLGGSGGVAAGDFNGDGYVDLATTVRTSNVTGNPDPERRGLIRVYYNTKSDPPFRITPDAEIRGPHRNAGWGLWAVDSWYQGIMGCDYNADGRTDLLVYATHLDTTLASGGYKYYMLFFGGDSLSLTPSAAIHPPARGDGNWHYYEQRRMLGDLNGDGCTDVMILGTYYDDWPKNKHTVWDIWFGNHDGTVTSPDITVPIGYGDFWLNKVEYPAMADLNNDGCDELIGAHSPHYGNAAFCLGRPDISSIQADDSLRNPLPSALITAQFVCPVGDVNGDGTRDVLVSWVPELFQNTSVYFLYANRSGAVNKTAYGSFGVDIDIDWLQRGAWPVGDVNGDGFDDVIVVGQPWDTPGSRLIRFRIYGGNSKLVTVADIPRLPGSMRLSAYPNPVHAGQGVQLLLHSDTAVSGEVLVFDTLGRELRRMSVNVEARSNSWPLSLDGLLPGMYSIVFRSATHTSHTSLLVL, encoded by the coding sequence ATGATGAAAGGTGTTTTTCTATTCACGGCCCGCACACGGGGGCGGCCAAGGGCGCCGCGCTCGAATCGTGCGGCGATCACGCTGTTGCCTGTGGCGCTGCTGCTTCAGTTTGTCTTGCTGACGCCGGTTTGCGCCCAGGACGCGCGTGCGCCCGCCCTGCTCGGCAAATCCCCGGGCGAAATGGGTGTTCTGTACAACGAGTTCGACACGATAGCAACCGTGATACCGAAGATCCACACGGGGCTGGGGTGGTTTACCGCGGAGCTCGGGGATTTGAATGGCGACGGTTTCGACGACTATGCCGTGACCTCGTCGCTCGACACCACATTCATATTCTATGGCGGCGTGCCCTTGCCGGTCGAGCCGAGGTATTTCGTGCTCGGCGGTTCCGGTGGCGTGGCCGCCGGTGACTTCAACGGCGATGGATACGTGGATCTGGCGACGACGGTTCGAACCAGCAATGTGACGGGTAATCCCGATCCGGAGCGGAGAGGACTGATTCGGGTCTATTACAACACGAAAAGCGATCCACCCTTCCGGATAACACCCGACGCGGAAATACGAGGGCCGCATCGAAATGCGGGTTGGGGCTTGTGGGCGGTCGATTCCTGGTATCAAGGGATAATGGGTTGTGATTATAACGCGGACGGCCGCACCGATCTACTCGTATACGCAACCCATCTGGACACAACATTAGCCAGCGGTGGCTATAAGTACTACATGCTGTTCTTCGGTGGCGATTCGCTCTCTCTGACGCCCAGTGCGGCCATTCATCCCCCGGCGCGGGGAGACGGCAATTGGCATTATTATGAGCAGCGCAGAATGCTCGGCGATCTCAACGGCGACGGCTGCACGGACGTGATGATTCTGGGCACGTATTACGATGATTGGCCAAAAAACAAGCACACAGTCTGGGATATCTGGTTCGGGAATCACGACGGTACGGTCACCTCTCCGGACATCACCGTTCCCATCGGCTATGGCGACTTTTGGCTGAACAAGGTGGAGTATCCGGCGATGGCCGATTTGAACAACGACGGTTGCGACGAGCTTATCGGCGCCCATTCGCCACACTACGGCAATGCGGCATTCTGCCTGGGACGGCCGGACATCTCGAGCATACAGGCCGACGATTCGCTGCGCAATCCGTTACCGAGTGCATTGATAACCGCTCAGTTTGTCTGTCCGGTTGGCGACGTCAACGGCGACGGCACGCGCGATGTGCTCGTCAGTTGGGTGCCGGAGCTGTTCCAAAACACGTCTGTGTATTTTCTCTATGCCAACCGGAGCGGTGCGGTTAACAAAACTGCGTATGGATCGTTCGGAGTGGATATAGACATCGACTGGCTGCAACGTGGCGCCTGGCCGGTCGGTGACGTCAATGGTGACGGCTTTGACGATGTCATCGTTGTGGGGCAACCATGGGATACCCCAGGCAGTAGATTGATCCGTTTCCGCATCTACGGCGGGAACAGCAAACTTGTCACCGTTGCTGACATACCCCGGCTCCCGGGGAGCATGCGGTTGAGCGCATACCCGAATCCTGTGCATGCCGGGCAGGGCGTGCAACTGCTCCTGCACAGCGATACGGCTGTCTCGGGAGAGGTCCTTGTTTTCGATACGCTCGGCCGCGAACTGCGGCGCATGTCCGTAAACGTCGAGGCGCGATCAAACTCCTGGCCGCTCTCCCTCGATGGTCTCCTGCCTGGCATGTACAGCATAGTATTCCGTTCCGCGACACACACTTCACATACATCGCTTCTTGTCCTCTGA
- a CDS encoding peroxiredoxin, with the protein MESTSDVQIQPMPRIGDKAPEFTAVTTQGPINFPQDYAGQWVILFSHPADFTPVCTSEFMTFASMEEKFAKVNTKLVGLSVDGLYSHIAWLRTIKEKIEFKGMKNVEVKFPLIEDITMEVAKKYGMMMPGESSTKAVRAVFFIDPAGVIRTIIYYPLSLGRNFDELYRVVVALQTADAFGVATPADWRPGDAVIVPPAGSCGVAQERMESKNGITCHDWFFCTKEISEKEVLDAVLKG; encoded by the coding sequence ATGGAAAGCACAAGCGACGTCCAAATCCAGCCCATGCCCCGCATCGGCGACAAGGCGCCCGAATTCACAGCGGTAACGACACAGGGTCCCATCAACTTTCCGCAGGATTATGCAGGTCAGTGGGTGATTCTCTTCAGTCATCCGGCGGACTTCACTCCGGTCTGCACATCGGAATTCATGACCTTCGCCTCAATGGAAGAAAAATTCGCCAAGGTCAATACCAAGCTCGTCGGCCTGTCGGTGGACGGTCTCTACAGTCATATCGCCTGGCTGCGGACGATCAAGGAAAAAATCGAGTTCAAGGGCATGAAGAATGTCGAGGTGAAATTCCCCCTCATCGAGGACATCACCATGGAAGTAGCGAAAAAATATGGCATGATGATGCCCGGCGAATCTTCGACCAAGGCCGTGCGCGCGGTGTTCTTCATCGATCCCGCGGGCGTGATCCGCACCATTATTTACTATCCGCTGAGTCTCGGCCGCAATTTCGACGAGCTGTACCGCGTCGTCGTCGCGCTGCAAACCGCCGATGCGTTCGGTGTGGCGACCCCCGCCGACTGGCGTCCGGGCGACGCTGTGATCGTGCCCCCCGCCGGTTCCTGCGGTGTTGCCCAGGAGCGCATGGAGAGCAAGAACGGCATTACCTGCCACGACTGGTTCTTCTGCACGAAAGAAATCAGCGAAAAGGAAGTCCTCGACGCTGTCCTGAAAGGATAG
- a CDS encoding HAMP domain-containing protein, whose protein sequence is MLPAIKLKTKLQLSFLFIGFISILITGWQAYESAKSSLESVTFQRLTALRESRRRQIEYYFARVQTDIISYSGDRTIADAARDLTALFPPALREAGSAAELLDAVRQPGTSGGGLQTRRYIETLRSYDDQIEQWRKIQGYYDVFIIDAVSGAIVYSARREGDFASSLTNGPYAATNLAEVFRLVSPELSASAARFVDFEPYAPSGNAPASFVAYPVHGAVGVKAVLALQLSIDDINSLMTESNVRRDGMGASGETYIVGTDYRMRNDSRFFIEHPAEYYAMLRRIGTDANIIGIIRKNNTSVLLQDVRTDATKAALRGITDTRIVTDYRGVRVLSSFTPLSLPDLHWVMLSEIDETEAFRSVYELRERLILVGLVILLFAVSLGMVIAQTVTKPILSLAETAARFGRGDLAQRAVPGSNDEIGTLARTFNTMAEEVQTRTDQLESEIAVRTRAEQELTRSQEELRNLSMHLQSVREAERKGFAREIHDELGQRLTTMKLQVSLLLEDVRAGERIAAEKLDTTIGDIDATIQAVKRLISELRPGLLDDLGLTAAIEWQAEEFERRSGIHCELSISPHDIALDQDRSTAVFRIFQETLTNVARHSGASGVTVFLTDNGDEIELVISDDGRGITQDEIDDSRSFGLIGIRERALVLRGTAVFLGKAGEGTVVSVHIPKD, encoded by the coding sequence ATGCTTCCCGCGATAAAACTCAAGACCAAGCTTCAGCTTTCCTTTTTGTTCATCGGCTTCATTTCCATTCTCATCACCGGATGGCAGGCCTATGAAAGCGCGAAGTCCTCGCTCGAAAGCGTGACGTTTCAGCGCCTCACCGCGCTGCGCGAATCACGGCGCAGGCAGATCGAGTATTACTTCGCACGGGTGCAAACAGACATCATCAGTTACTCCGGCGACAGAACCATTGCCGACGCGGCGCGGGATTTGACTGCGCTGTTCCCGCCGGCGCTGCGTGAAGCGGGAAGCGCCGCGGAGTTGCTCGATGCCGTGCGGCAACCCGGCACCTCGGGGGGCGGGCTTCAGACGCGCAGATACATCGAGACATTGCGCAGCTACGATGATCAGATCGAGCAATGGCGAAAAATCCAGGGATACTATGATGTGTTCATCATCGACGCGGTGAGCGGAGCGATAGTGTACAGCGCGCGGCGCGAAGGCGACTTCGCAAGCAGTCTGACGAATGGTCCCTATGCTGCCACGAATCTCGCGGAGGTGTTTCGTCTTGTTTCCCCCGAGCTGAGCGCCTCTGCGGCGCGTTTTGTGGATTTCGAACCCTATGCGCCTTCGGGGAATGCGCCCGCCTCCTTCGTCGCTTATCCGGTGCATGGAGCTGTCGGTGTGAAGGCGGTGCTCGCATTGCAACTGTCCATTGACGATATCAATTCGCTGATGACGGAGAGCAATGTCCGCAGAGATGGCATGGGGGCCAGCGGCGAGACGTACATCGTCGGTACGGACTACAGAATGCGCAACGATTCGCGGTTCTTTATCGAGCATCCGGCGGAGTATTACGCAATGTTGCGGCGCATCGGAACCGATGCGAACATCATCGGCATCATACGAAAGAACAACACCTCGGTGCTGCTGCAAGATGTGCGCACGGACGCCACCAAGGCCGCCCTGCGCGGCATCACCGACACGCGCATCGTGACGGATTACCGGGGTGTGCGCGTGCTCAGCTCCTTTACGCCGCTCAGCTTGCCCGATCTGCATTGGGTGATGCTGTCGGAAATAGATGAGACGGAGGCCTTCCGCAGCGTCTATGAGCTTCGCGAGCGCCTGATACTTGTGGGCCTGGTAATACTTCTCTTCGCCGTCAGTCTCGGAATGGTCATAGCGCAGACGGTAACGAAACCGATACTCTCCCTGGCCGAAACCGCCGCGCGTTTCGGACGCGGCGACCTCGCGCAACGCGCCGTGCCCGGATCCAACGATGAGATCGGCACGCTGGCGCGCACGTTCAATACCATGGCCGAAGAAGTGCAGACGCGCACGGATCAGCTTGAGAGCGAAATTGCAGTACGCACCCGGGCGGAGCAGGAACTGACGCGCTCGCAGGAAGAATTGCGCAATCTCTCCATGCATCTCCAGAGTGTGCGCGAGGCGGAGCGCAAGGGCTTTGCGCGGGAAATACACGACGAACTCGGTCAGCGTCTCACCACGATGAAGTTGCAGGTATCGCTGCTGCTCGAGGATGTGAGAGCGGGCGAGCGAATCGCCGCCGAAAAGCTCGACACGACCATCGGTGATATAGACGCGACCATACAGGCGGTGAAGAGGCTCATATCCGAGCTGCGTCCCGGTTTGCTGGACGACCTCGGTCTCACGGCGGCAATCGAGTGGCAGGCGGAGGAATTCGAACGCCGCAGCGGCATCCATTGCGAGCTATCTATCAGTCCGCATGACATCGCGCTCGACCAGGATCGCTCGACGGCGGTGTTTCGCATTTTTCAGGAAACACTCACCAATGTCGCGCGGCACTCCGGCGCCTCGGGTGTGACCGTATTCCTGACCGACAACGGCGATGAAATCGAGCTGGTGATTTCGGATGACGGACGCGGCATTACGCAGGATGAAATAGACGATTCCCGTTCCTTCGGTCTCATCGGCATACGCGAGCGCGCGTTGGTATTGCGCGGCACGGCGGTGTTTCTGGGTAAAGCGGGAGAGGGAACCGTCGTTTCGGTACACATTCCAAAGGATTGA
- a CDS encoding response regulator transcription factor: MISILIADDHVLFREGLKQILSRHKEIRVLEEAGSGSEALLKVMQGKFDLVLLDISMPGRGGLDVLAEIRREQPNLPVLMLSMHPEEQYAVRVLKAGAAGYLTKESAASELIHAIKKVASGGKYISPGVAERLADAIEHDFSGPPHQALSNREFQVMKMLASGKTLKEIAEDLILSEKTITTYRARILEKMKLRNNVDLSHYAMKHGLVE, from the coding sequence ATGATTTCCATACTCATCGCAGACGATCACGTGCTGTTTCGCGAGGGACTCAAGCAAATACTGTCGCGGCACAAAGAGATCCGCGTGCTCGAAGAAGCCGGCAGCGGCAGCGAGGCGCTGCTCAAGGTGATGCAGGGGAAATTCGATCTCGTGTTGCTGGACATTTCCATGCCCGGCCGGGGCGGTCTCGATGTGCTGGCGGAAATCAGACGCGAACAGCCGAATCTGCCGGTGCTCATGCTCTCTATGCATCCCGAAGAGCAATACGCCGTGCGCGTGCTCAAAGCGGGCGCGGCGGGGTATTTGACCAAAGAGAGCGCCGCATCGGAGCTCATTCACGCGATCAAAAAAGTCGCCTCCGGCGGCAAGTATATCAGTCCCGGCGTTGCCGAGCGCCTGGCCGACGCCATTGAGCACGACTTCAGCGGTCCCCCGCATCAGGCGCTTTCCAACCGCGAGTTCCAGGTAATGAAAATGCTGGCCTCCGGCAAGACACTCAAGGAAATCGCTGAAGACCTCATCCTCAGTGAAAAGACCATCACCACCTACCGCGCCCGCATTCTCGAAAAGATGAAGCTGCGCAACAACGTGGATCTCTCGCATTACGCCATGAAGCACGGGTTGGTGGAGTGA
- a CDS encoding OsmC family protein: protein MEMKIVFPGNKKVDALHNGFRISTDQPAYGGGDGTAPAPFDLFLASLGTCAGIYVLGFCQQRDLPTEGIELTQRMEFDPVKRMISKVQLDIVVPPDFPEKYYDALVKSASLCAVKKHIEEPPAFDIRTVVRQTQDA, encoded by the coding sequence ATGGAAATGAAAATCGTCTTCCCCGGCAATAAAAAAGTGGACGCACTGCACAACGGCTTCCGCATCAGCACCGATCAACCCGCGTACGGCGGCGGCGACGGTACCGCGCCGGCGCCCTTCGATCTCTTTCTCGCATCGCTCGGCACCTGCGCCGGCATTTATGTACTGGGCTTCTGCCAGCAACGGGATTTGCCCACGGAAGGCATCGAACTGACGCAGCGCATGGAATTCGATCCCGTCAAACGCATGATCAGCAAAGTGCAGCTCGACATCGTCGTACCTCCTGATTTTCCGGAAAAGTATTACGACGCGCTCGTAAAATCCGCCTCGCTGTGCGCCGTGAAGAAACACATCGAAGAGCCGCCCGCTTTCGATATCCGCACCGTGGTGCGTCAGACGCAAGACGCTTGA